Proteins encoded in a region of the Aphelocoma coerulescens isolate FSJ_1873_10779 chromosome 28, UR_Acoe_1.0, whole genome shotgun sequence genome:
- the LOC138099543 gene encoding excitatory amino acid transporter 5-like isoform X1 produces MWEWVRRAVLHSLSTALLRLWKWVRAFWYKNGLLTLSMLSVVTGCLLGFLLRALELTDLEKQYFSFPGELLMRMLKMLILPLITSSLMSGLATMDSKACGKMGVITITYYLWTTFMAVTVGIILVVSIHPGAAAQKDNYSVQKVVLSSADALLDLIRNMFPSNLVEASFQQYRTVLVPVVKSPGFQKIPGKPVNFIYFAPDDKNPEIHRPVFLELTPSPEMTYRTLAGTSNEMNVLGIVIFSATIGLLLGKMGERGAPLVNVCQCLNEAVMKIVSMAVWYFPFGIVFLIAGKILEMEDPSIIGQKLGLYVITVVSGLAVHGIILLPLLFVLITKKNPFAFIQGILQALLIALATSSSSATLPITLKCLLENNGIDRRVARFVLPVGATINMDGTALYEAVAAIFIAQVNEYELDLGQIITISITASAASIGAAGIPQSGLVTMVIVLTSVGLPTEDITLIIAVDWALDRLRTMTNVLGDALAAGIIAHVCEKDFAPKPVPQDPVSNTDKFPSAETSHLHPKDNVIEMIDETLLDQTGVHYNICQV; encoded by the exons ATGTGGGAGTGGGtcaggagagctgtgctgcactCACTGTCCACCGCCCTCCTGCGCCTCTGGAAGTGGGTGCGGGCTTTCTGGTACAAAAATGGCCTCTTGACTCTCTCGATGCTGTCGGTTGTCACTGGATGCCTCCTGGGGTTCCTGCTGCGGGCGCTGGAGCTGACAGACCTG GAGAAgcagtatttttcctttcctggagAGCTCCTCATGAGGATGCTGAAGATGCTGATCCTGCCCTTGATCACCTCCAG CCTCATGTCCGGGCTGGCCACCATGGACTCCAAAGCCTGCGGGAAGATGGGAGTGATCACCATCACCTACTACCTTTGGACGACCTTTATGGCAGTGACCGTGGGGATCATCCTCGTGGTCAGCATCCATCCTGGTGCAGCTGCCCAGAAGGACAACTACTCTGTGCAGAAAGTGGTGCTCAGCTCCGCCGACGCGTTACTGGATTTGATCAG AAACATGTTTCCTTCTAACCTGGTTGAAGCTTCGTTCCAGCAG TATCGAACTGTTCTTGTCCCAGTGGTGAAGTCTcctggttttcaaaagatcccaGGAAAACCTGTcaattttatttactttgcaCCTGATGACAAAAACCCTGAAATCCATCGGCCTGTGTTCCTTGAGCTGACACCATCACCCGAGATGACCTACAGGACCCTGGCTGGGACCAGCAATGAGATGAATGTCCTGGGGATTGTCATCTTCTCAGCAACCATAG GACTTCTCCTGGGAAAAATGGGCGAGCGAGGAGCCCCGCTGGTTAACGTCTGCCAGTGTCTGAACGAAGCAGTGATGAAAATTGTCTCGATGGCCGTTTG GTACTTCCCCTTTGGCATTGTATTTCTCATAGCTGGAAAGATCTTGGAGATGGAAGACCCATCCATTATAGGACAGAAGCTGGGACTGTATGTCATTACAGTAGTGTCAGGACTTGCCGTCCATGGAATCATCCTCTTacctctgctttttgtgctcaTCACCAAGAAAAACCCCTTTGCTTTCATTCAGGGAATACTGCAAGCCTTGCTGATCGCCTTAGCTACATCCTCCAG ctcagccacCCTGCCCATCACCCTCAAGTGTCTCCTGGAGAACAACGGCATCGACAGGCGCGTGGCACGGTTCGTGCTCCCCGTCGGGGCCACCATCAACATGGACGGCACCGCGCTCTACGAGGCAGTCGCTGCCATCTTCATTGCCCAGGTCAATGAGTATGAACTGGATTTGGGACAAATTATAACTATAAG CATCACAGCCTCGGCAGCCAGCATTGGGGCCGCTGGGATCCCGCAGTCCGGGCTCGTCACCATGGTCATTGTGCTCACCTCCGTGGGGCTGCCCACCGAGGACATCACCCTCATCATCGCCGTCGACTGGGCTCT GGACCGACTACGAACAATGACCAACGTCCTTGGTGACgccctggctgctggcatcATAGCACACGTCTGTGAGAAGGACTTTGCCCCAAAGCCCGTCCCA CAAGACCCAGTGAGCAACACGGACAAGTTTCCTTCTGCAGAGACCTCCCACCTGCATCCCAAAGACAATGTGATTGAAATGATTGATGAAACCTTGTTGGACCAGACAGGAGTTCACTATAACATCTGCCAGGTGTAG
- the LOC138099543 gene encoding excitatory amino acid transporter 5-like isoform X2: protein MWEWVRRAVLHSLSTALLRLWKWVRAFWYKNGLLTLSMLSVVTGCLLGFLLRALELTDLEKQYFSFPGELLMRMLKMLILPLITSSLMSGLATMDSKACGKMGVITITYYLWTTFMAVTVGIILVVSIHPGAAAQKDNYSVQKVVLSSADALLDLIRNMFPSNLVEASFQQYRTVLVPVVKSPGFQKIPGKPVNFIYFAPDDKNPEIHRPVFLELTPSPEMTYRTLAGTSNEMNVLGIVIFSATIGLLLGKMGERGAPLVNVCQCLNEAVMKIVSMAVWYFPFGIVFLIAGKILEMEDPSIIGQKLGLYVITVVSGLAVHGIILLPLLFVLITKKNPFAFIQGILQALLIALATSSSSATLPITLKCLLENNGIDRRVARFVLPVGATINMDGTALYEAVAAIFIAQVNEYELDLGQIITISITASAASIGAAGIPQSGLVTMVIVLTSVGLPTEDITLIIAVDWALDRLRTMTNVLGDALAAGIIAHVCEKDFAPKPKLKLCSFFLQQDPVSNTDKFPSAETSHLHPKDNVIEMIDETLLDQTGVHYNICQV, encoded by the exons ATGTGGGAGTGGGtcaggagagctgtgctgcactCACTGTCCACCGCCCTCCTGCGCCTCTGGAAGTGGGTGCGGGCTTTCTGGTACAAAAATGGCCTCTTGACTCTCTCGATGCTGTCGGTTGTCACTGGATGCCTCCTGGGGTTCCTGCTGCGGGCGCTGGAGCTGACAGACCTG GAGAAgcagtatttttcctttcctggagAGCTCCTCATGAGGATGCTGAAGATGCTGATCCTGCCCTTGATCACCTCCAG CCTCATGTCCGGGCTGGCCACCATGGACTCCAAAGCCTGCGGGAAGATGGGAGTGATCACCATCACCTACTACCTTTGGACGACCTTTATGGCAGTGACCGTGGGGATCATCCTCGTGGTCAGCATCCATCCTGGTGCAGCTGCCCAGAAGGACAACTACTCTGTGCAGAAAGTGGTGCTCAGCTCCGCCGACGCGTTACTGGATTTGATCAG AAACATGTTTCCTTCTAACCTGGTTGAAGCTTCGTTCCAGCAG TATCGAACTGTTCTTGTCCCAGTGGTGAAGTCTcctggttttcaaaagatcccaGGAAAACCTGTcaattttatttactttgcaCCTGATGACAAAAACCCTGAAATCCATCGGCCTGTGTTCCTTGAGCTGACACCATCACCCGAGATGACCTACAGGACCCTGGCTGGGACCAGCAATGAGATGAATGTCCTGGGGATTGTCATCTTCTCAGCAACCATAG GACTTCTCCTGGGAAAAATGGGCGAGCGAGGAGCCCCGCTGGTTAACGTCTGCCAGTGTCTGAACGAAGCAGTGATGAAAATTGTCTCGATGGCCGTTTG GTACTTCCCCTTTGGCATTGTATTTCTCATAGCTGGAAAGATCTTGGAGATGGAAGACCCATCCATTATAGGACAGAAGCTGGGACTGTATGTCATTACAGTAGTGTCAGGACTTGCCGTCCATGGAATCATCCTCTTacctctgctttttgtgctcaTCACCAAGAAAAACCCCTTTGCTTTCATTCAGGGAATACTGCAAGCCTTGCTGATCGCCTTAGCTACATCCTCCAG ctcagccacCCTGCCCATCACCCTCAAGTGTCTCCTGGAGAACAACGGCATCGACAGGCGCGTGGCACGGTTCGTGCTCCCCGTCGGGGCCACCATCAACATGGACGGCACCGCGCTCTACGAGGCAGTCGCTGCCATCTTCATTGCCCAGGTCAATGAGTATGAACTGGATTTGGGACAAATTATAACTATAAG CATCACAGCCTCGGCAGCCAGCATTGGGGCCGCTGGGATCCCGCAGTCCGGGCTCGTCACCATGGTCATTGTGCTCACCTCCGTGGGGCTGCCCACCGAGGACATCACCCTCATCATCGCCGTCGACTGGGCTCT GGACCGACTACGAACAATGACCAACGTCCTTGGTGACgccctggctgctggcatcATAGCACACGTCTGTGAGAAGGACTTTGCCCCAAAGCCC AAATTAAAACTGTGCTCTTTCTTTTTGCAGCAAGACCCAGTGAGCAACACGGACAAGTTTCCTTCTGCAGAGACCTCCCACCTGCATCCCAAAGACAATGTGATTGAAATGATTGATGAAACCTTGTTGGACCAGACAGGAGTTCACTATAACATCTGCCAGGTGTAG